One region of Labrus mixtus chromosome 1, fLabMix1.1, whole genome shotgun sequence genomic DNA includes:
- the LOC132979196 gene encoding up-regulator of cell proliferation-like isoform X6 has translation MSSHNKEEDPTVLLNFLSQLGLERFYPNKLTLRSLLEINRNSVYDEAVSSVEDIPWCFLRKLFKINAKCRNCTQLSNTDDEEEENTDVFDFNTAEDSADNKVNLLDLIVALFLCADSFLQQEMVLKMSMCQFSVPLVLPHGNNNQCTLMVWALRDIVKEWRPHELSSSKGFVEDNIVQTELPFFSFVRLKNCSLSKSQCLNHILSLDQYNNNMFIHRDMKGGDHERKISNGLVEVCWYLPCGRENLDTFPKPIAVANLRGDIGQSITQFSFLFQVSTATFVFLDKVEENEHKILTCLQDVRSKLFLVVNRKAEKDMMTVKNTVKELELPQSSVKIKDPHVNLITFSEKLSITIKKSMTNTMKIESMLDKAVDLGLSEDECTSEHQKKVAEEIAKGIGLRPISEYKNKTLPLQGVNWKKLSQLEMEECRLKNAGDLRLEEYKSKLQKEKQEIIKKLGKQKLSKAMNSFIEQSSEQDKVKRDFFLKWMKLKLNAHLQPDMKLSLLRQKLTDECNKKEKDGKVIAELDQALLESSLGIEHYMREMGLIYEFSSQSQHTDDKISRLPGLAAEMLLDGYALELLDGDASNIPQKWVKDVLMELHNKVGEKSRLLVLTVLGVQSTGKSTLLNTMFGVQFPVSSGRCTRGAYMLFLRVGDDMQSELNYDFIVLIDTEGLRSPCLAQLEDSCEHDNQLATFVIGLSDVTIINVAMENSTEMKDFLQIATHAFLRMKQIGKKPVCHFVHQNVGGVSAHAKNTTERKHLLDQLNEMTNIAAEMEKHPIIPFTDVLDYDLEKNNWNIPGLWHGTPPMAPVNTGYSEAVADFKRNLLETVKRDKSEHVPQIPEFLEWITSLWRAVKFENFIFSFRNTLVAHAYDNLCKEFNQWEWEFRKEVFRWKTETEMEIQNTENESELHHLNEMVKSKKSEVSDKIKEQKQKMDQKLQEYFKRKGRQVNLIMKYKTDFIIRIEGLTNEIQHSANSDLDCALECKKSSKEAEDLQRNHREVIEEQVMKLLSDCKKRTQSDKELEEEFEKVWAAVTVNISGLKEQDISARVLDQLRKHFVNLNVNEELQNIGDLKEFGKDPFKAKTDHIKMTKTQFVNFFFKKEIKRDLQSRADSVIASCKRFVEDTAKTDRDYHDSFTKDLLDKVNESLKQNCKKCKPKFAIDLKLHLCGFASREFLHMHRKYLAHRDPRNKLDAKKKQYLTDFIDLYKEKDHCQRKATDYVSFCIKPAVEEYISRSLGIDIVEEILTSCHSPEYSSRSFFQYNIQKELLQKDDFESFVKYITRYEIFVKDWIFQHVLQKMSEGQTLCKLKIKSLQVIVDKITKALKQSTKHSDSTPLPDNQESIQELINNMRTCLNKDISISVEDEKTSLFQIQSTCHQFTDSLFKSLHDLKEELKEEISNSDDISETLKKLPTKPQDELFKQVFGCGKQCPFCKVPCEAGGKEHKEHHAAVHRPQGLGMYRNLNTQQLVETLCTTDVHSEKTFRNTDTEGKFHPYKDYATYYPEWHIPPDRTIQASDYWKYVLVKYNDRFAEEYKAKPAVVPGSWRSITKEQALKGLKEAFNIK, from the coding sequence TCCTTTTAAACTTTCTCTCACAACTTGGACTGGAGAGATTTTATCCCAACAAGCTCACTCTTCGGTCTCTCTTGGAGATCAACAGAAACAGTGTGTATGATGAAGCTGTTTCATCAGTGGAGGATATACCATGGTGTTTTCTCAGGAAACTATTTAAAATCAATGCAAAATGCAGGAACTGTACACAATTATCAAACacagatgatgaggaggaggaaaacactGATGTCTTTGACTTTAATACTGCAGAGGACTCTGCAGACAATAAGGTGAACCTTCTTGACCTCATAGTAGCACTCTTTCTTTGTGCTGACAGCTTCTTGCAACAAGAAATGGTCCTCAAAATGTCAATGTGCCAGTTTTCTGTCCCACTAGTGTTGCCCCATGGCAACAATAAtcagtgtaccttgatggtctGGGCTCTGAGAGACATTGTCAAAGAGTGGCGTCCACATGAATTGTCAAGTTCAAAAGGGTTTGTTGAAGACAACATTGTCCAGACAGAACTAcccttcttctcctttgtgaggcttaaaaactgcagtttatcCAAGTCCCAGTGTTTGAATCATATTCTCAGCCTTGACcagtacaacaacaacatgttcatACACAGAGATATGAAAGGAGGAGACCATGAAAGGAAGATTTCAAATGGCTTGGTAGAGGTCTGCTGGTACCTTCCATGTGGCAGAGAAAATCTTGACACATTTCCAAAACCAATTGCTGTCGCCAATCTGAGAGGAGACATTGGTCAGTCAATTACacaattcagttttctttttcaagtgtCGACTGCTACCTTTGTATTCCTGGACAAAGTTGAAGAAAACGAGCACAAGATTCTGACATGTCTTCAAGATGTGAGATCTAAACTGTTCTTGGTTGTAAACCGCAAGGCTGAGAAGGACATGATGACTGTCAAGAACACAGTCAAAGAATTAGAATTACCACAGAGCAGTGTGAAAATCAAAGACCCACATGTAAATCTGATTACGTTTTCAGAGAAACTAAGTATAACCATCAAAAAATCCATgacaaatacaatgaaaatcGAAAGCATGCTTGACAAGGCAGTTGACCTGGGACTGTCTGAGGATGAATGTACAAGTGAACACCAAAAGAAGGTGGCTGAGGAGATTGCGAAAGGAATTGGTTTGCGACCTATATCAGAGTACAAGAACAAAACACTTCCTTTGCAAGGTGTTAACTGGAAAAAGTTATCACAGTTGGAAATGGAAGAATGTAGGTTAAAAAATGCTGGTGATCTTAGACTGGAAGAATATAAATCTaaactgcaaaaagaaaaacaagagatcATCAAGAAGCTTGGCAAACAAAAACTATCCAAAGCTATGAATAGTTTCATTGAACAATCATCTGAACAGGACAAAGTGAAAAGAGATTTTTTCCTGAAGTGGATGAAACTTAAACTGAATGCACATTTGCAGCCTGACATGAAACTATCTTTACTACGTCAGAAATTGACAGACGAATGcaacaaaaaggagaaagacgGCAAAGTGATTGCAGAACTGGATCAGGCTTTGCTGGAAAGCTCTTTGGGAATAGAGCATTACATGAGAGAGATGGGACTAATCTATGAGTTTTCCTCCCAGTCACAACACACTGATGATAAAATATCTCGACTCCCTGGTTTGGCTGCTGAAATGCTGTTGGATGGATATGCTTTAGAGCTTCTCGATGGAGATGCGTCTAACATCCCACAGAAGTGGGTGAAGGATGTGCTAATGGAGCTTCACAACAAGGTTGGAGAGAAGAGCAGACTGTTGGTGCTGACTGTGTTGGGTGTTCAAAGTACAGGGAAGTCAACACTCCTCAACACCATGTTTGGTGTGCAGTTTCCTGTCAGCAGTGGCAGATGCACAAGAGGAGCCTACATGCTCTTTCTCAGAGTAGGTGATGACATGCAAAGTGAGTTGAACTATGACTTTATAGTTCTCATTGACACAGAGGGTCTTAGGTCACCTTGTTTGGCACAACTAGAGGACAGTTGTGAGCATGACAACCAGCTGGCAACCTTTGTCATTGGTTTAAGTGATGTCACCATTATCAATGTTGCAATGGAGAACTCCACTGAAATGAAGGATTTTCTTCAAATTGCGACTCATGCATTCTTGAGGATGAAGCAAATTGGGAAAAAGCCAGTTTGTCATTTTGTGCACCAGAATGTGGGTGGAGTTTCTGCCCATGCAAAGAACACAACAGAGCGAAAACACCTCTTGGACCAACTCAATGAAATGACCAACATCGCAGCCGAAATGGAAAAACATCCTATCATACCATTCACAGATGTGCTGGACTATGACTTGGAAAAAAATAACTGGAATATCCCAGGACTGTGGCATGGCACCCCACCAATGGCACCAGTGAACACAGGTTACAGTGAAGCTGTGGCAGATTTCAAGAGAAATCTTCTGGAGACggtaaaaagagacaaaagtgAACATGTGCCACAGATCCCAGAGTTTCTGGAGTGGATCACAAGTCTCTGGAGAGCTGTTAAGTTTGAGAACTTCATCTTTAGTTTCAGAAACACTCTTGTTGCTCATGCCTATGACAACCTTTGCAAAGAGTTCAATCAGTGGGAATGGGAGTTCAGAAAAGAGGTTTTCCGCTggaaaacagaaactgaaatgGAAATCCAAAATACTGAAAATGAGTCTGAGCTTCATCATTTGAATGAAATGGTCAAATCAAAAAAGTCAGAGGTAtctgacaaaataaaagaacaaaaacaaaaaatggatcAGAAACTCCAGGAATACTTCAAGAGGAAAGGCCGACAGGTGAATCtgataatgaaatacaaaactgaCTTTATCATCAGGATCGAGGGTCTTACAAATGAAATCCAACATTCAGCCAACAGTGACCTGGATTGTGCacttgaatgtaaaaaaagttcaaaagagGCTGAAGACCTTCAGAGAAATCACAGAGAAGTGATTGAAGAGCAGGTTATGAAACTTTTGAGCGACTGCAAAAAACGCACACAGTCAGACAAGGAGCTGGAAGAAGAGTTTGAAAAAGTGTGGGCTGCTGTCACTGTAAACATATCTGGCCTAAAAGAACAAGATATATCTGCCAGAGTCCTTGACCAgttgagaaaacattttgtaaatctTAATGTCAATGAGGAACTACAGAATATTGGAGACCTGAAAGAATTTGGGAAAGATCCATTTAAGGCCAAAACTGATCacataaaaatgacaaagacaCAATTTGTAaatttcttttttaagaaagaaataaaacgaGACTTACAGAGCCGTGCAGACAGTGTTATTGCATCTTGCAAACGTTTTGTTGAAGATActgcaaagacagacagagattacCATGATTCTTTCACAAAGGATCTTCTGGATAAAGTCAATGAATCCCTCAAGCAAAACTGCAAGAAATGCAAGCCCAAGTTTGCTATTGACCTGAAACTTCATCTTTGTGGATTTGCTTCAAGAGAGTTccttcacatgcacagaaaataCTTGGCCCATAGGGATCCAAGAAATAAGCTGGATGCGAAAAAGAAACAGTACTTGACAGACTTCATAGATCTGTACAAAGAGAAAGATCACTGCCAACGCAAAGCAACTGATTATGTCAGCTTTTGTATCAAACCTGCTGTTGAGGAGTACATCAGTAGATCACTGGGAATTGACATTGTGGAGGAAATTTTGACAAGTTGCCATTCACCAGAGTACAGTTCACGCTCCTTTTTCCAGTACAACATTCAAAAGGAGTTGCTGCAAAAGGATGACTTTGAGAGTTTTGTCAAGTACATTACAAGGTATGAAATATTTGTTAAGGATTGGATATTTCAGCATGTCCTGCAAAAAATGTCAGAGGGCCAGACTCTGTGCAAACTGAAGATTAAAAGTCTGCAGGTCATAGTTGACAAAATCACAAAAGCATTAAAGCAGTCCACAAAACACAGTGATAGCACTCCGCTGCCAGACAACCAGGAAAGTATCCAAGAGCTCATCAACAACATGCGAAcgtgtttaaataaagacatctcAATTTCTGTGGAAGATGAAAAAACCAGCCTGTTTCAGATCCAAAGCACATGCCATCAGTTTACAGACAGCCTGTTTAAATCATTACATGACTTAAAGGAAGAGCTGAAGGAGGAAATCTCAAACTCTGATGACATCTCTGAAACTCTGAAAAAACTCCCAACCAAACCACAAGATGAGCTCTTTAAGCAAGTGTTTGGCTGTGGAAAACAATGTCCTTTCTGTAAAGTTCCTTGTGAGGCTGGAGGCAAAGAACACAAGGAGCATCATGCAGCTGTGCATCGTCCTCAAGGTCTTGGCATGTACAGAAATCTAAACACACAGCAGTTGGTTGAAACACTGTGTACAACAGATGTCCACAGcgaaaaaacattcagaaacacagacactgaGGGGAAGTTCCATCCTTATAAAGACTATGCCACATACTATCCAGAGTGGCACATTCCTCCTGACCGCACCATCCAGGCTTCTGACTACTGGAAGTATGTCCTGGTAAAATACAATGACAGATTTGCTGAAGAATACAAAGCCAAGCCTGCTGTCGTTCCAGGGTCCTGGAGAAGCATCACAAAGGAACAAGCACTGAAAGGTTTAAAAGAAGCCTTCAACATAAAGTGA
- the LOC132979196 gene encoding up-regulator of cell proliferation-like isoform X2, whose protein sequence is MVFDVSSRFESTGRLKESVTMSFPNKEDPTVLLNFLSQLGLERFYPNKLTLRSLLEINRNSVYDEAVSSVEDIPWCFLRKLFKINAKCRNCTQLSNTDDEEEENTDVFDFNTAEDSADNKVNLLDLIVALFLCADSFLQQEMVLKMSMCQFSVPLVLPHGNNNQCTLMVWALRDIVKEWRPHELSSSKGFVEDNIVQTELPFFSFVRLKNCSLSKSQCLNHILSLDQYNNNMFIHRDMKGGDHERKISNGLVEVCWYLPCGRENLDTFPKPIAVANLRGDIGQSITQFSFLFQVSTATFVFLDKVEENEHKILTCLQDVRSKLFLVVNRKAEKDMMTVKNTVKELELPQSSVKIKDPHVNLITFSEKLSITIKKSMTNTMKIESMLDKAVDLGLSEDECTSEHQKKVAEEIAKGIGLRPISEYKNKTLPLQGVNWKKLSQLEMEECRLKNAGDLRLEEYKSKLQKEKQEIIKKLGKQKLSKAMNSFIEQSSEQDKVKRDFFLKWMKLKLNAHLQPDMKLSLLRQKLTDECNKKEKDGKVIAELDQALLESSLGIEHYMREMGLIYEFSSQSQHTDDKISRLPGLAAEMLLDGYALELLDGDASNIPQKWVKDVLMELHNKVGEKSRLLVLTVLGVQSTGKSTLLNTMFGVQFPVSSGRCTRGAYMLFLRVGDDMQSELNYDFIVLIDTEGLRSPCLAQLEDSCEHDNQLATFVIGLSDVTIINVAMENSTEMKDFLQIATHAFLRMKQIGKKPVCHFVHQNVGGVSAHAKNTTERKHLLDQLNEMTNIAAEMEKHPIIPFTDVLDYDLEKNNWNIPGLWHGTPPMAPVNTGYSEAVADFKRNLLETVKRDKSEHVPQIPEFLEWITSLWRAVKFENFIFSFRNTLVAHAYDNLCKEFNQWEWEFRKEVFRWKTETEMEIQNTENESELHHLNEMVKSKKSEVSDKIKEQKQKMDQKLQEYFKRKGRQVNLIMKYKTDFIIRIEGLTNEIQHSANSDLDCALECKKSSKEAEDLQRNHREVIEEQVMKLLSDCKKRTQSDKELEEEFEKVWAAVTVNISGLKEQDISARVLDQLRKHFVNLNVNEELQNIGDLKEFGKDPFKAKTDHIKMTKTQFVNFFFKKEIKRDLQSRADSVIASCKRFVEDTAKTDRDYHDSFTKDLLDKVNESLKQNCKKCKPKFAIDLKLHLCGFASREFLHMHRKYLAHRDPRNKLDAKKKQYLTDFIDLYKEKDHCQRKATDYVSFCIKPAVEEYISRSLGIDIVEEILTSCHSPEYSSRSFFQYNIQKELLQKDDFESFVKYITRYEIFVKDWIFQHVLQKMSEGQTLCKLKIKSLQVIVDKITKALKQSTKHSDSTPLPDNQESIQELINNMRTCLNKDISISVEDEKTSLFQIQSTCHQFTDSLFKSLHDLKEELKEEISNSDDISETLKKLPTKPQDELFKQVFGCGKQCPFCKVPCEAGGKEHKEHHAAVHRPQGLGMYRNLNTQQLVETLCTTDVHSEKTFRNTDTEGKFHPYKDYATYYPEWHIPPDRTIQASDYWKYVLVKYNDRFAEEYKAKPAVVPGSWRSITKEQALKGLKEAFNIK, encoded by the coding sequence TCCTTTTAAACTTTCTCTCACAACTTGGACTGGAGAGATTTTATCCCAACAAGCTCACTCTTCGGTCTCTCTTGGAGATCAACAGAAACAGTGTGTATGATGAAGCTGTTTCATCAGTGGAGGATATACCATGGTGTTTTCTCAGGAAACTATTTAAAATCAATGCAAAATGCAGGAACTGTACACAATTATCAAACacagatgatgaggaggaggaaaacactGATGTCTTTGACTTTAATACTGCAGAGGACTCTGCAGACAATAAGGTGAACCTTCTTGACCTCATAGTAGCACTCTTTCTTTGTGCTGACAGCTTCTTGCAACAAGAAATGGTCCTCAAAATGTCAATGTGCCAGTTTTCTGTCCCACTAGTGTTGCCCCATGGCAACAATAAtcagtgtaccttgatggtctGGGCTCTGAGAGACATTGTCAAAGAGTGGCGTCCACATGAATTGTCAAGTTCAAAAGGGTTTGTTGAAGACAACATTGTCCAGACAGAACTAcccttcttctcctttgtgaggcttaaaaactgcagtttatcCAAGTCCCAGTGTTTGAATCATATTCTCAGCCTTGACcagtacaacaacaacatgttcatACACAGAGATATGAAAGGAGGAGACCATGAAAGGAAGATTTCAAATGGCTTGGTAGAGGTCTGCTGGTACCTTCCATGTGGCAGAGAAAATCTTGACACATTTCCAAAACCAATTGCTGTCGCCAATCTGAGAGGAGACATTGGTCAGTCAATTACacaattcagttttctttttcaagtgtCGACTGCTACCTTTGTATTCCTGGACAAAGTTGAAGAAAACGAGCACAAGATTCTGACATGTCTTCAAGATGTGAGATCTAAACTGTTCTTGGTTGTAAACCGCAAGGCTGAGAAGGACATGATGACTGTCAAGAACACAGTCAAAGAATTAGAATTACCACAGAGCAGTGTGAAAATCAAAGACCCACATGTAAATCTGATTACGTTTTCAGAGAAACTAAGTATAACCATCAAAAAATCCATgacaaatacaatgaaaatcGAAAGCATGCTTGACAAGGCAGTTGACCTGGGACTGTCTGAGGATGAATGTACAAGTGAACACCAAAAGAAGGTGGCTGAGGAGATTGCGAAAGGAATTGGTTTGCGACCTATATCAGAGTACAAGAACAAAACACTTCCTTTGCAAGGTGTTAACTGGAAAAAGTTATCACAGTTGGAAATGGAAGAATGTAGGTTAAAAAATGCTGGTGATCTTAGACTGGAAGAATATAAATCTaaactgcaaaaagaaaaacaagagatcATCAAGAAGCTTGGCAAACAAAAACTATCCAAAGCTATGAATAGTTTCATTGAACAATCATCTGAACAGGACAAAGTGAAAAGAGATTTTTTCCTGAAGTGGATGAAACTTAAACTGAATGCACATTTGCAGCCTGACATGAAACTATCTTTACTACGTCAGAAATTGACAGACGAATGcaacaaaaaggagaaagacgGCAAAGTGATTGCAGAACTGGATCAGGCTTTGCTGGAAAGCTCTTTGGGAATAGAGCATTACATGAGAGAGATGGGACTAATCTATGAGTTTTCCTCCCAGTCACAACACACTGATGATAAAATATCTCGACTCCCTGGTTTGGCTGCTGAAATGCTGTTGGATGGATATGCTTTAGAGCTTCTCGATGGAGATGCGTCTAACATCCCACAGAAGTGGGTGAAGGATGTGCTAATGGAGCTTCACAACAAGGTTGGAGAGAAGAGCAGACTGTTGGTGCTGACTGTGTTGGGTGTTCAAAGTACAGGGAAGTCAACACTCCTCAACACCATGTTTGGTGTGCAGTTTCCTGTCAGCAGTGGCAGATGCACAAGAGGAGCCTACATGCTCTTTCTCAGAGTAGGTGATGACATGCAAAGTGAGTTGAACTATGACTTTATAGTTCTCATTGACACAGAGGGTCTTAGGTCACCTTGTTTGGCACAACTAGAGGACAGTTGTGAGCATGACAACCAGCTGGCAACCTTTGTCATTGGTTTAAGTGATGTCACCATTATCAATGTTGCAATGGAGAACTCCACTGAAATGAAGGATTTTCTTCAAATTGCGACTCATGCATTCTTGAGGATGAAGCAAATTGGGAAAAAGCCAGTTTGTCATTTTGTGCACCAGAATGTGGGTGGAGTTTCTGCCCATGCAAAGAACACAACAGAGCGAAAACACCTCTTGGACCAACTCAATGAAATGACCAACATCGCAGCCGAAATGGAAAAACATCCTATCATACCATTCACAGATGTGCTGGACTATGACTTGGAAAAAAATAACTGGAATATCCCAGGACTGTGGCATGGCACCCCACCAATGGCACCAGTGAACACAGGTTACAGTGAAGCTGTGGCAGATTTCAAGAGAAATCTTCTGGAGACggtaaaaagagacaaaagtgAACATGTGCCACAGATCCCAGAGTTTCTGGAGTGGATCACAAGTCTCTGGAGAGCTGTTAAGTTTGAGAACTTCATCTTTAGTTTCAGAAACACTCTTGTTGCTCATGCCTATGACAACCTTTGCAAAGAGTTCAATCAGTGGGAATGGGAGTTCAGAAAAGAGGTTTTCCGCTggaaaacagaaactgaaatgGAAATCCAAAATACTGAAAATGAGTCTGAGCTTCATCATTTGAATGAAATGGTCAAATCAAAAAAGTCAGAGGTAtctgacaaaataaaagaacaaaaacaaaaaatggatcAGAAACTCCAGGAATACTTCAAGAGGAAAGGCCGACAGGTGAATCtgataatgaaatacaaaactgaCTTTATCATCAGGATCGAGGGTCTTACAAATGAAATCCAACATTCAGCCAACAGTGACCTGGATTGTGCacttgaatgtaaaaaaagttcaaaagagGCTGAAGACCTTCAGAGAAATCACAGAGAAGTGATTGAAGAGCAGGTTATGAAACTTTTGAGCGACTGCAAAAAACGCACACAGTCAGACAAGGAGCTGGAAGAAGAGTTTGAAAAAGTGTGGGCTGCTGTCACTGTAAACATATCTGGCCTAAAAGAACAAGATATATCTGCCAGAGTCCTTGACCAgttgagaaaacattttgtaaatctTAATGTCAATGAGGAACTACAGAATATTGGAGACCTGAAAGAATTTGGGAAAGATCCATTTAAGGCCAAAACTGATCacataaaaatgacaaagacaCAATTTGTAaatttcttttttaagaaagaaataaaacgaGACTTACAGAGCCGTGCAGACAGTGTTATTGCATCTTGCAAACGTTTTGTTGAAGATActgcaaagacagacagagattacCATGATTCTTTCACAAAGGATCTTCTGGATAAAGTCAATGAATCCCTCAAGCAAAACTGCAAGAAATGCAAGCCCAAGTTTGCTATTGACCTGAAACTTCATCTTTGTGGATTTGCTTCAAGAGAGTTccttcacatgcacagaaaataCTTGGCCCATAGGGATCCAAGAAATAAGCTGGATGCGAAAAAGAAACAGTACTTGACAGACTTCATAGATCTGTACAAAGAGAAAGATCACTGCCAACGCAAAGCAACTGATTATGTCAGCTTTTGTATCAAACCTGCTGTTGAGGAGTACATCAGTAGATCACTGGGAATTGACATTGTGGAGGAAATTTTGACAAGTTGCCATTCACCAGAGTACAGTTCACGCTCCTTTTTCCAGTACAACATTCAAAAGGAGTTGCTGCAAAAGGATGACTTTGAGAGTTTTGTCAAGTACATTACAAGGTATGAAATATTTGTTAAGGATTGGATATTTCAGCATGTCCTGCAAAAAATGTCAGAGGGCCAGACTCTGTGCAAACTGAAGATTAAAAGTCTGCAGGTCATAGTTGACAAAATCACAAAAGCATTAAAGCAGTCCACAAAACACAGTGATAGCACTCCGCTGCCAGACAACCAGGAAAGTATCCAAGAGCTCATCAACAACATGCGAAcgtgtttaaataaagacatctcAATTTCTGTGGAAGATGAAAAAACCAGCCTGTTTCAGATCCAAAGCACATGCCATCAGTTTACAGACAGCCTGTTTAAATCATTACATGACTTAAAGGAAGAGCTGAAGGAGGAAATCTCAAACTCTGATGACATCTCTGAAACTCTGAAAAAACTCCCAACCAAACCACAAGATGAGCTCTTTAAGCAAGTGTTTGGCTGTGGAAAACAATGTCCTTTCTGTAAAGTTCCTTGTGAGGCTGGAGGCAAAGAACACAAGGAGCATCATGCAGCTGTGCATCGTCCTCAAGGTCTTGGCATGTACAGAAATCTAAACACACAGCAGTTGGTTGAAACACTGTGTACAACAGATGTCCACAGcgaaaaaacattcagaaacacagacactgaGGGGAAGTTCCATCCTTATAAAGACTATGCCACATACTATCCAGAGTGGCACATTCCTCCTGACCGCACCATCCAGGCTTCTGACTACTGGAAGTATGTCCTGGTAAAATACAATGACAGATTTGCTGAAGAATACAAAGCCAAGCCTGCTGTCGTTCCAGGGTCCTGGAGAAGCATCACAAAGGAACAAGCACTGAAAGGTTTAAAAGAAGCCTTCAACATAAAGTGA